cAGATAAGACTGGCGAATGCACGTGGGGTACTTGGAAAAGATGCTAATCAGCTGCAGCCTCTCCTCTCCTGGCCTGATCCATCTGGCCCCTGGTCCCCTGGGCTCTGAGGCTGAGCCAGTGAGTTAGCCCGGCGCCCAGGAGCCAGGGCTGCTTCTTTTCCCCACAAACCTCTCCAAGCCCTGGCCCACATACATTCAGCCCTGTGTTTTGAGTATCTAAAGCCAAATGGCATGACTTTTCCCCGACAACACAGATCCCGACTAAGGCCAGCCGACAGCAGTCCCAACCCTTTGCTTGTAGCAACCACAGAGGATGGTGCTTGCCACCCTGAGCCGTGAGCCAAGAGAGATCAGCCTCCGACCTCACTAGCCTCAAAGACAACTTCAGTCCTCTCCCCACTATCGACAGCCCCGGACCCTTACCCACGAGCAGGCCAATGGCTTCCAACCTCCCCAGAGTGTCCGCGAAAGTACCTATCTCACAGTGGGTCCTTACTATATTTCCTAACCGTGCAGAGCAGTCAGGCTGCAGGCCGCCCTCCTCCGAGTCAGTCATTGACAAGTCGCCCCGAAACGCCTATATTAGCTCGAAGTGAGGATAACTGAACCCTCAGGACTTTACCTACTGCTCAAGCTGGCAACAGCAGAGAGCCCCAGATCCTCAAGACCCAGTCAAATCAACCACACCCGCAGCCCAGACTCTACTCCAGGACAGTATTCCTCGCCCTAACCCGGCTCGAACCTCCAGACAGACCCCACCCGATGGAGCCCCGCTCTCCAGCCCGGCGCGGCGGAACCCCTCGACCTCATGCAGCGATGCTCCTGGGCCCGGGGCGGAGGGCGCCTGCCCGGCACACTGGCCTGACCTTGTCGGAGTTCGGGGTCGTCCAGCACGTTGTAGGCCGCGTAGTCGCGGACGCCGTGCAGCCGCAGGATCTGCACCACGGCGTTGCTGAAGCCGCACTGGGGCTGCTCCGGCGTCCCCTTGAGGAAGACCACCACCTTGTCCTTCTTCACCAGCGCGTCCAGCTGCTCCGCCGagccgccgccgcccgcgcccGAGCCCGCCGCCCGCACGCCCGGACCCCAAAGGCCACCGCCGCCCGTGCCGCGCCCCCAGCGGAGCAGAGCCGCCGCCGCTCGGCCGAGGGACCCGCTCATCTCCGCACGCTCGCCGGAACCCACGACAGCCGGGGCACACAGCTGGCCACCCGGAGCGCTCCCCGGCCCGCGGCAGTTCGACCCACCCCCTGGAGACCCTCATTGGACCGGCTCTAAACTGCCCTCCGTGATTGGGCAACACTGATCGGCAATTACTCGATTCTACCAATCACGTTGTTCGTCGCGCCCCGGCAGGTAGGAGGTGGGCCTTATGCCTGAGTCGCATCCTACTGCCTTACTATTGGCCGTCGGCAACCGCTTTGCTAGTTAATTGGAGAGAATGGATGTCCATCAGAGTCACGCTGGCAGGGCAACGAGAGGCAAAACAAGAGGGAAGACGACTTTCCTCCTGTGAGCCAATGAGGCCAGCTGGGATACCCCGAGACAACTGGAAGAGGCGCGGGACTCGCGCGTTCCGCGGAATGCCGGGAAGGGGTCACCTCCCGATGAAGTTTCCGGTTCCGGTGTTGGCGGTCGTTGAATTGCCATGGCAACGCGGTTGGCTGGTGCATGGTTGCGGTCTCTTGGGAGGTAGCGGGGTTAGGCCGGGCCAGTATCCGCCTCTTCCAGCTTAGGTGAGCGTCCCTGGGCGGCTGCCGAACGCCGCGGCCGAATGCAGTTCGTCGTGGCGGAAAGCGGGAGCCTGACCGGGGTTCCAGCGCTCGGGCTGTAGCCTCGGCTCCTGGACTCTCCCTCGGCTCCGCCGCCACGTGGGAGCTGAGGCTCCGGGGCTTCCGCCTCCGGCGCGCGATTATTTCTCTAgaacaattttcatttttaaagtttgtaaagCGCTTTTGCGTGTGTGATTTTCTCTGGGTTtcgtttttcttcctttctttttgtagagacggaagTGGCGGGGAGggtggtctcactttgttgcccaggctggtctcgaactcgtggcttcaagggatcctcctgcctcggcctcttaaagtgctgggattacaggcgtgagccaccgcgttcgGCCGCCTCTGAATTTCCAGCCTCGTTGGCCCTCCAGCCTTTTAAGCTGTTGGGCCTAGGATCAGGAAAGGTTTGTTGAATGGGGAACTAAGAAGTGAATTCGTTCGACAGATGTCTCCTGAGCAGCCGCTGGGTGCTAGGCGCGGTGCCAGCGAGGAATGTCCAGGGAGACCTGGTGCCCAAAGCTTGGAGCCAGCGTGAGAAATGAGAAGCAGATACAAAGCAGTGTGGGAGTGCAGAGGAGGGAAAGCAAGCCTCCTTAGGCCCATTGCTTGTTCTGTTCTCCCTTGTTCTTACCAGTGTTTGACAATATACAGGATTTACTAGCTTGGTTATTGACTTCTGTACCCGGCATTCAACTTTATTCAGtgctgtatcctcagtgcctaggACGGTGCTTGGAACGTGGTAAGTGCTCCTATTGGCGGGAAGAATAAATCCGGAAGAGCAGGACCAGTGGACTTACATAATCTGTAGTCTTGGAGCCGCATGGGGTTGGTAGTACCCTCGAGCACACCAGACTTGCAGAAAAAGCATACTccagaggaagctgaggcatgctTGCTCGAGAGCCAGCTGTTCCATGTGCAATTTTCCTCTGATAGTTTCTGGTCACTGTTGCCACGGTGATAATGACTGGGCTATGTCATTATCTATCCGCCAACAGTAAGATAAGCTTTGCAGTCGAGATATTGTTTAGCAGATGGAGTGTTTTCTGTTGGACACTAAGTACTGCTAcaagtttctccttttttttaaactttgagtATTTTTTTACAGTGTTGCTGGAGGTGATCTGTTTATGCTTTGGGAGTGTTcaaatttaaaatcagaaaatcagCACATGTCAGTGAGTGAGTCTTTCAAATAATCCTTCGCCATGAAACCTGAGCCTAGTAAACTATGAAAGTAAACTCGGAACATTACCTGGAAGTCTCAGTGTCATATTTTCACCTCCATCAATATTATTGATGCTTGCTCATTTTCTAATGTGGGACCTGAAATTTACCAGGTGCTTAaagaatctttttgtttttcagattcatTGATTCCGGGTAAATCAGAGGAACAAACAACATGAACAGAAATATGTAGAAAATGCTATTATGCTGAAGCATAATTGTTGTTTCAGAAGTCCAGCATCTGGTGCACTTAACAATAGAGAATATATTAAATTCTTCCCAAAATAACCTGTTGTTCATGCTtgtgtttaagttttttgtttgtttttaagtaaatattggTGATTTGTTGCCAAAAACCTAAACTGTTTATTGCTGTCAACTTAACGAATAGAGAGGCTTCCTAAAAGAAAATGGCATTTATTCAGGAATAGAGCATTGCAATGAGAAAATGCATGCTATAGTTAACTGTGTGTATCCTGGGAGATAGAGGAAGACAAAGgtctttaaaggaaaaatgaggaaggttacataattgttttgagataattatatttGACTATAAGGATTAGTAGCAAAGATGACGCCAGTCCCAGATTGGACAGGCGGTTGCTTGGCAGGCATTGCAGATGTATTTTTTGTGTAAGATTGAGATGGCCTTTGTGCAGGATTGTGGTTTTGCTATCTTTTGTGATCGTTTTTGCTATCAGGCATTTATGCTTGCAAATTCTTTATGACTTTCCCTGTGTCTATTTTGAGTCTGACATCTTTCTCATTGCCCACTCTAAACTGTCTAATTCTGCTTGTGTTGACTGACATCGGGAGAAGAATGTGCGAACATATATCCTGAGACCGAGCAGTAATGAGGAGTGTCATGTTCCTTACCTAATGTATAGGGCTCAGAAGcagttgtcttttttgtttgttcaacGTTGTATTAAGTTGAGAACGCAGCTGCCATTAAAGATTAAGAGTAATCCTTGAGAAGGAAGAGTACAAAGCCTGTGTTTTGCTAAATCATAGGGAAGTTGCCGTGTTTTTGTAGAACATGATAAGAACATACAGTGCGTGAAATGCTAAGGATACGGAAAAGCATGTTCGTGCTCTTTCAAGGAGCTGTTTTGATAGCGTGACCAAGGGCAGGAAACAGATCATGTATCCAAaccaaagaaattgaaacaatacatctaaatttaaatttttaataaaacaaccCAAAATATAGTGAAATACTTAGCACCAAACATCAGTGATCTtaagaagcaaagaaaacagtattGAAAATATTTCGTCCAAAGTATCAGACTTTTGCCTATACGTTGGCATTTTGGTTTTGAAATTCCTCTTTAGTCCTATCATGAAAACATGACAAAATATACAACTTAAATAAACAAGTGTCATCAGTCTGCATCTGTGGCCAAATGTTTTGGGTGTTTTGAGTGAATGGCCTGTCTTAGTTTGTGATCATTTCCTGCCCTGTGGACATTAGTGAAGAGGTGAGGATGGGAAGTACTCAGAAACTTCTGAGAATCCTGGGATTTGAGTCACAGGATGGATTAAACCCCAAACTAAATAATCATGCCATGTAAACATGCTGACTCAGGCAtcctaaaaatgtttttcttccttgtgtTTATTTATAGATAAGGCTTTACTATATTTAGTAGAACTCCTGTTTTCTATCCACTTGTCCAAAAACAAATTGACCATTGAATTCATAGTGTAAACCTTCACCTATCTGAGATAGCCCCTTTTTCAGCGCCAAATGAAGAACTAGAGTTCAGATTATTGAACTGAAGGTGATGCTTTATCTGAGCACTCCACATGTCAGTGTTTCTGtacctttccttttttaaaaaattatttttgaagagatgagTTCTTAgtaggttgcccagactggtctccaacacctggtCTCAAATAGTCctcccgccttgccctcccaaagtactagggtattaggtgtgagccgctgcaccggCCCTGTTCCTTTTATACTCAGTGCTGCATTCTTGTTTGTTCTTAGAAAATGAGAGGGTGTGTTTGCATGAGAATGTGTGGTACAGCAGTGTCTATCTGAGCTGGCCAGAACATTCTGCAAATGTCATATTAAGGACAAGGTGGCTGCTTGGATTGTACAAGGGGCCGAACCACCACACATTCCTAAGCTAAAATAGCATTTGGGACCCAGAGTTCTGTTGACCTGAGCTGGAACCTGAGACCTTTCTCTGTAATGCACTGAGCTAATATCTAGTTGTTTTAGAGCATCACTGCAACCCTGGAATTAACTGGATTCCCTGACAATACCAAAAATAATGTGTAAGAAACTGAAGCAAAATCCAGCCCTCAGAATTTTTCTAGTTCCTAATGTGGAGATAGAAATGCTTGTTGGATGTCGACTACCTCTATCTGACAAGGCAGCtggtttattaatatttctttggcCGAGGCTTTGCTCATGACAGCCGCCCACATCTTGGAGACAGGAAGGCAGGCCAACCTCCACTGTGTCACACAATTCCTGCTCCCTTCACCTGCCCTGAGTCACTGGGTCACTGAAGAGAAAGGGCATGCTATAGATCTGGTTAGTTCAGTCTAGGATAGACCGAGGGAGATAGGTGAGCGTTTATGGAAAGCCCAGATGCCATGACAGCCCAGTTTTGTCCTGGAATTTGGGTAGAGGTGTAGTACTGGGTTCTGGTCTTAAATGTTGCTGAGTACTTGAGTTCTTTTTGATTTTCCTcagatttttccacattttttttcccctttctggaTTTTGGACAAATCCAAATTGATGTCTGCTAAAGATTGTATATAATTCAAGAATTTCTTCATATAAAGGCTGCAGGGTTGTAAGGAATCTGTGTGTACTTTCTCTGCTCCTAAATATTTACCCCCAAGTGTTATCATCTTGCATAGAttgtactttttttgttaaatttttgtgTAGATACATGAATTCATTAGAACCATACATTAATCCTAGGATAACAGTTTTCAGACATTTTGGTCtccaaattatgtttttttccgAATATAATATGTTAGATATTAGCACTTGTGTCTCTAAGTTTTTTGCCTTCACATGCAATTTCTGTTCTCTTGCTGATTCATAGCATCGCCAATAAGTCCTGTAGAAAATCAACTATCTCAGTTATCTTTACTGGTTCTGCATATATACTAGATACACAGATGATTTTTGTGctttgcaaattaaaatgacaaaatgtgcAATCCAAAGATCTAATAgcgggatgtggtggctcacacctgtaatcccagcactttggaaggccaaggcaggcagatcacctaaggtcaggagttcaagaccagcctgaccaacatggtgaaaccccatctctactaaaaatacaaaaaattagccaggcatggtggcgggtgcctgtagtcccagctactcgggagactgaggcaggagaattgctggaacccaggaggcagaggttgcagtgagctgagattgcgccactgcactactccagcctgggcaacagagcgagactctgtctcaaataaacaaacagaaaaccaaaaatctaataaaaaagtCTAAGCCCATAGCCTGCTGTTTCTGAAAGCTGTGTCCCTCTTGTCCCCATGCTACTTTCTCGCATTGAGGACCAAGCTTCTCGGCTGCATGCCTTGAAAATCGTACACTTGTTGGACTTCATTCTGTTGCCTGATTTAATGACAAGGACATGGGCCTGAATCATAACTCCCGGAAAGTGGTATTAAGAATTAAGTGGTAATCATAAACCTTGTTAAGCCTTTTGATTAAAGGTGATGAAAGAATTGTTTATTTTCCCCAACTGCCTGTTTAATGGCAATGTTTTGTAGTAttatgtgtttcatttttttttaaaccagtagTTTTTATAACTCGAATTATTACATTCCAAAGACCTGAAAAGGTCCCTAGATCACAGAATAGAAAGTGTAAGGAGCCAGTGCTGCTGTTTCGTGTATCAAACCTGTTAGGAAGATTTATCTGTTATGTCTCCCTCTGATAGTACTGAGTTTGCAGCCAGAAGAACATTTAGAAagtttaattgttttcttttgaataattGCTGAGATGTATTGCCAAGGCCATAAATGCACTTTATGGTGAGTCAGAATTCCACTTTGTACTTCAATCTTTGAGCTTTAATAATTTCATGCCTTCACAATACAGTCTTGCTTTTGTGGGAACCCATTGCTCCAGCCTTCTTCAATCGTTCTtctaggcctggcacagtggctcatgcctataatcccagcactctgggagaccgaggctggcggatcacttgagatcaggagttcaagaccagcctggccaacatggtgaaaccccagctctactaaaaatacaaaattagctaagcgtggtggttcctgtagtcccagctactcgggaggctgaggcaggagaattgcttgagcccaggaggtggaggttgcagtgagccacgatcacaccactgcactccagcctgggtgacagagcaagactctgtctcaaaaataaataaatagaaaacagttcATCTAGCAAAAAAGAAATTGACCCCAGTTTCAttgcagggaggggagggatgaTTCAGGTTAGAAATGAGATGAGGCATTAATTGTTCACTTTCCTTTGCTGGAAAAAAATGgaggattttaaatattattttctccttttacagTCAGAAAGATCCTATTTGCTAATTCTAAACTTACTATTTTTTGAAAGTGTATCCTAGTGAGATACTGTTAATTGATACCAAATTTTAGTGAGCCACAGTTTCGAAGAGTTTTAATGAAAGACTGTAtcataaggctgggtgtggtgacttatgtctgtaatcccagccctttgggaggccgaggcaggtggatcacctgaggtcaggaatttgagaccagcctggccaacacggtgaaaccccatctctactaaacatacaaaaaattagctgggcatggtggtgggtgcctgtaatccaaggtactgaggaggctgaggcaggagaatcacttgaacccaggaggtggaggttgcagtgagctgagatcacgccattccactccagcctgggcaacaagagcaaaagttcgtcttaaaaaaaaaaaaaaagactgtatcataaaacaattacattctgttaaaaaaaaaaaaaagcttttttgcATAAGCTTTATTACATAGACAAAATTGGGTGaccaaaataattttgtattataatagtaattttgtattttaatacaaaatttttcTTGAGGAGAAGCCATCATATTGGCAAACCTTCTTCCCTCTCCAGATAGACGGTGATCTGGCATTTTCATATCGTTGCTGTATGAGTGCAGCCCTGAGGGGACATGCCAGTCTAGTCGATGTGAAATCGATGTGGTACTCCCATTGTTTCATCTTTTTATACCGTGCAGCCACAGCTCCATGATAATCCACATATGCTATTGGCTGTCTAATTACAGAGCAAGTAATATCCTCTTACTTGAAGGAATTTTTGCTTGTGTTCAGAACATAACACATCTTTCAAAGTCATTCTGGTTTtgagaaacacattttataatcGAATGAGTCTCTGTCTTTCCTGGCAAGGCAGGTAGGGGGCACTAGTCTTTTTCTTAGGAAGCTGGGGCAAGAGCCAATAAGGGCTGCCCCTGTAATTATACAGTGTCTGGGAATTAATCATTTTGCCCAATTCTAGGAAGAGCCTCTCAGTTCTCACCCAATTGCTGTTCTTATTTTAGGGAACAGCTAACTTACTTCGTTTTCTAATATAACCACAACAGATCAGAAGCAGTAAATGTAAAAGGCTCACactaaaagcagaaagaaacaatGACTGAACGGTAAGTGAAAGGTGAAGCACTAAGAGGCAGATATTCtgggatgctttttaaaaagcagcattcTGGGGCATTCGACGTAAGAAGGGGTGAACAGCCTTCAACCGTGACCGTTCCTCGTGCATTAATGCCTTGTGTGATGCTTccgagcaagaaaaagaaattcttttctgCATGCTCTGAGTAGAAAGTCAAAGAAACATGCCGTTTATTTTAGCTTGCCAACAAaaactacaaacacacacacacagcttaaggtgatgttaaaaaataaaaggattactCCATTGTGCCAGATAAATAGTTATTCTGACTCTGTTACGTACTTCATGTTAGTTCATGGGAGATACCTTCGAAGTACCTACTACATTTCATCAGGTGTTGAGGGACTGAATAATATTGTTGTAAAGTTGAATTTTTCTAACTGTAAACCAAATGGGCTTGATGAGAGCTCAGCTGACGTTAGGTCAGAAAGGGCCATCCATAAAGTGGTTCTGCAAATGCTGTTGTCAACCGAGGACACACAATTAGAGGCGTCAAAGACTATAACCACCTCACTTGTCCTACTGCCCAGCCCTGTTTCACAGTGGTTGGGGGCCAGCACCCCTTCAGGGAGTGTATGCATTGTAATGTTACCTATTCCTTCCCCACGCACCAGCACACACACTAGGCCATCAGCTTCTACTTGGGTAGGATTCATTTTTGAAACCTGGTGCCCCAGTGCCGTCCCTGGCACTTACTATGTGTTCAATACGTaattttgaataaagaaaacatggtgaaCAATACAGAGCAGGATCTCAGCAAATCCCAAATTGTGTGAAACTCATATCGACCATAGGAGGTGGAGAAACATTCAGTGATGTGCCCACAGGCTCTGTTAAGCAGGCTACAGAGTGGAGTAAGATGCTCCCAAATCCCAAGGACCTCGCAGTCCTGTGATGGGGACAGATGCAAGAATGCCTCTGAGAACCGGAGAGAGGGAATGGGGCTCTGTGAAAAAGCTCAGCGCCTAAAGGGTGGGAAAAGCTTAGTAGGGAAGTGGCACTTGAGCTGAGTTTTGAGAGAAGGGTAGAGTGCCTCTATGTAAAAAGAAGGAACATTCCAGGAAGAGGGAGCAACCAGGGCAAAGGCACAGAGGCCCCTGGGCCCGCTGGGGGAATGCCGGGCCGTTTCTTGAGGAATGCAGGACTGGACATAGCCGAGGGGAGGACAGATGGTAAGGGCTGTCCTCCTCTGGATGAGGGAAAGTCCCAGGAGGAGTGTAAGCTGCTGAGCGCTTGAGAGATCACCCTGCAGGAGTGTTGATGGATTGGAGGGGGCTGAGCTAACGGGGCCACTTAGGAGAGGGTCATCAGATTTAACCTTTGCAGATATTGGGGTGGGGGGCATAGGGGAAGGGCACCATGCAAGCTGAGTTCTTTGAAGGTAGGGATGACGGAATTTGGTGACTGGCTgactggggagggggctgggaggaagaggggaagatTCAGGCTTATTCCTGGGTTTTTGCTTAGCCGCTGACTACACTTGCTAATGCAGGGAATACAgcgggagggggaaggaggattGGAAAGGTAAGGTCAGGAATTACTTTTGGACATTTGTTTCCAGGTGCCTGAGGAACATCTAAATCATCTGGTTATGTCTGAAATAAAGGGAGAGATTATGCATATTATTGCCTCTATAGGTCTGGATCTATTGATAAAGGAGATTTGGGCAGGGAGGGTAAGAAGGAGTGCAGAGAAGAAAGCCCGGGGAAAGCATATAGCTGGGGAAGGACAGCCATGAGGAGAACTGGGAGCAAGTGCTTCGGGGAAGAGGAATTTACCAGAAGCCACAGAGGGcctgggcgtgggggctcacacctgtagtcccagcactttgggaggctgaggcaggaggattgcttgaggccacgtGTTCTAGactggtctgggcaacatagtgaggccccgtCTGTAGAAAAAGTTTTAAGTTAGTTGGGAGcagtggtgtgtacctatagtcctagctacttgggaggctgaggtgggaggataactttagcccaggagttctagactgcagtgaactgtgattgtaccatggcactccagcctgggcaacagagcaaggctgtctcttaaaaaaaaaaaaaaaaaaaaggaagccacaGAGAGAGGCCAGCTAAGGGCCCAGGGTCTTGTGGATTTGGTAATGGAGGTAAACACAGTGTGGGCTGATGCAATCAGTGTTTGCCGCCCTTGGGCACTTCACTTCACGTGTATGGAGCTCTGTAACATGATAGAGTTGGGCCAGTGAATTTGTCAAGTGTCTTCTGGCTGTTACTTTTGTCTGTGTGTGAACCCTTATTTTAGGCCATTTCTGTAGTTAGTGAGCAGAGCAGATGGAGTTCAGTCATTTTGCAGAAATGTTTCCGTTTGGATGATGAAACAAGCTCGATTGCTGAAGCTGGTGCACTCATCCCACTGGCGTGGTGCTAGCCGAGAGCTTCGAAATACCTGAGGACACCTCTTGCCTGTTTATAGAGGTTGCTTCTGTCTGCTGAATAGGGCTTTTTAATTAACCAGGAGGTGCATTGAGTGACACTGGCCATTTTTCTCTGCATACCAAGTCTATaacatcaaagaagaaatttaagataaaaattctTTGACATCTTAGGCCAGGTGCTGCTGCTATTACCACTGCAAGGACCTGCGGCAGTCCGGTTGGGAAACGTTTGTTCTGCATGTGTTCCGTGCCAGGTGTTGGCAATAAGATTCTAAGGTTTTGGAACTAGGCTACGACAATGAAACAACTTTCTCTGTTAGGGAAGTGTCCTGGGCCGTCAAGAATTGTCATCAAGAGCAGCAGGTTTTATGAGCTACATGGACCTATTTGGCATTTCCCAGCCCCTGCCGCTCAGATAGAGGGACGGGCCTGGGCCCCAAGTGTGGGCTTCCGGGAAGAGCCAAGCGCCGGCTGCTCGTATGGGATGGGTGGGGGTGGTGCAGGTGCCCTGCATGGGTTCCGCTGCCCTAAGGAGGGTGCCAAGGCCACGCCTCTGCGTGTCTGCCAGGGCTGGGCTCAGAGCCTCCCCGGCTTCCTGGGCACTCTGCCTATCACACGGCGATTCTAATATGATCACGTGTTCAGAACAGTCACGCTTGTCAAAGCAAGGAGAGAACGCTTGAGCAGTGTTCAAAAACGTATCTccagggattaaaaaaaaaaaaaatgaaagcttcATTTTCCTCCTTAGTGGGGAAGTCTCCCTTACTCACAGACTCTTCCTGAGTTGGTGTCTGTCGTGAAACGTTCTTTGAAAGCATAGTAAGTGGAGGATTTAATTTACAATAGTAGTACACATTTGCACAGAACCTCAAGTTTGTAGTGCATTTCATCATCTTTATGTGAATCTCAGGACAGCTCTTACAGGGAAAACAGGAAGAACTGGCCCCATCTTCTAAATGTGGAGACGGGAGGAGGTGAGATGGCTCGCCTCTGCCCAGCCGACTGGGAGATGCAGAGCCCAGAAAGACAGCAGGTCAGGAGAGGTTGATCCAGGGAGCTGTTCATTCTGCCACCCACCCCATCGATGGAAACACCGACATTATCAAGGCTGCAtttagatttcaaaacaaaaacaagcaaacatgcCAGGCTCGTAGTATGCTGTTGTTTTAACCAAAATGATACA
This genomic window from Piliocolobus tephrosceles isolate RC106 chromosome 6, ASM277652v3, whole genome shotgun sequence contains:
- the GLRX5 gene encoding glutaredoxin-related protein 5, mitochondrial codes for the protein MSGSLGRAAAALLRWGRGTGGGGLWGPGVRAAGSGAGGGGSAEQLDALVKKDKVVVFLKGTPEQPQCGFSNAVVQILRLHGVRDYAAYNVLDDPELRQGIKDYSNWPTIPQVYLNGEFVGGCDILLQMHQNGDLVEELKKLGIHSALLDEKKDQDSK